The proteins below are encoded in one region of Silene latifolia isolate original U9 population chromosome 2, ASM4854445v1, whole genome shotgun sequence:
- the LOC141643329 gene encoding RNA-binding KH domain-containing protein RCF3-like isoform X2 has product MSKPPRDPVEFRILTAPFAGGAVIGHRGTVQKAILRDTGALSIRVDDTLPGCVERVIHVIGPAKVDRTVIVRDNAGGVAKFQLSAAQAALLRVYETVEAEHAAARMAVNGCRLLVVSGGEVWKRDSEMKKIERENGASSVRVLSPELLPLCAHISDELIQITGASLAVKKAMVAVTHCLQGEWNKSSHSRGSTSTSLGPSRDLVVEKEACCVMVSGDRNQSHLSDIDIREVAFRLICPAHVSGGLVGWEETVIKNLEKETGASIVVSPPVVGCDEFVIKVSAMESKDWQYSPAQNAAACVFIRSMDDSTRSGHASVGTSEATVKAKLLIPFNQADGVDLQSNMLNTEVQILDVHQTQLASAGGKIIQVVGELSDVHVCLFQVTWALREKMFLVKKNVPRLPHEILGRPPRLHQTAVVTDAIDHLALSDQPKVQPSKLFPGDLLTLATENQIDSDAVTSASSSELGSEDGQIFIRNTEVEIVIPATIFGCVYGKDGCNIARVRQVQLSYFMILRQEMMVGP; this is encoded by the exons ATGTCAAAGCCACCCCGAGACCCCGTCGAATTCCGCATATTGACCGCGCCTTTCGCAGGCGGTGCTGTTATCGGCCACAGAGGCACCGTACAGAAGGCTATCTTACGCGACACTGGCGCGCTGTCCATACGCGTCGACGACACGCTCCCGGGTTGCGTAGAGCGTGTTATTCACGTCATCGGACCGGCGAAGGTTGATAGGACGGTAATTGTGAGGGATAACGCCGGAGGAGTGGCGAAATTCCAGCTGTCGGCGGCACAGGCAGCGTTGCTTAGGGTTTATGAGACTGTAGAGGCGGAGCATGCAGCGGCGCGTATGGCGGTGAATGGTTGTAGGTTGCTGGTAGTTAGTGGAGGTGAGGTGTGGAAGAGAGACTCGGAAATGAAAAAGATTGAGAGGGAGAATGGTGCTTCTTCTGTTAGGGTTTTGTCGCCTGAGTTGCTTCCTCTTTGCGCTCATATCTCCGATGAGTTAATTCAG ATAACAGGTGCGTCTCTTGCAGTGAAGAAAGCTATGGTTGCTGTAACACATTGTCTTCAAGGGGAGTGGAACAAATCAAGTCATTCTCGTGGTTCAACTTCAACGTCGTTGGGACCCTCTCGTGATCTGGTAGTGGAGAAAGAAGCATGTTGTGTGATGGTGTCAGGAGACAGAAACCAGAGTCATCTTTCGGACATAGACATTAGAGAAGTTGCTTTCAGGCTGATATGCCCTGCTCATGTATCTGGTGGCTTAGTTGGCTGGGAAGAGACTGTAATCAAAAATCTGGAAAAGGAAACCGGAGCTTCTATTGTGGTGTCACCTCCAGTTGTTGGGTGTGATGAGTTTGTCATCAAGGTTTCTGCTATGGAG AGCAAGGACTGGCAGTATTCGCCTGCACAAAATGCTGCAGCTTGTGTCTTCATTAGATCCATGGATGATAGCACTAGATCTGGGCATGCTTCAGTTGGGACCAGTGAGGCGACTGTAAAGGCAAAGTTGCTGATTCCATTCAACCAAGCGGATGGTGTTGATTTGCAATCAAATATGCTAAATACTGAAGTGCAGATATTGGATGTTCATCAAACTCAATTAGCTTCTGCTGGTGGGAAAATAATACAG GTAGTAGGCGAGCTTTCTGATGTGCATGTTTGCCTTTTTCAAGTCACTTGGGCGTTAAGGGAGAAAATGTTTTTGGTAAAGAAAAATGTTCCTCGTCTTCCACATGAAATATTAGGTCGACCCCCTCGGCTACACCAAACTGCTGTCGTAACAGACGCAATTGATCACCTTGCACTTTCTGATCAGCCAAAAGTCCAGCCATCAAAG TTATTTCCTGGAGATCTGCTGACACTAGCTACAGAAAATCAAATTGACTCTGATGCTGTGACATCTGCCAGTAGCTCCGAACTTGGCAG CGAGGATGGACAAATTTTCATAAGAAATACAGAAGTGGAAATTGTTATCCCTGCAACTATATTTGGCTGTGTCTATGGCAAAGATGGTTGCAATATAGCTCGCGTCAGACAG GTGCAACTATCATATTTCATGATCCTTCGCCAGGAAATGATGGTAGGGCCATAA
- the LOC141643329 gene encoding RNA-binding KH domain-containing protein RCF3-like isoform X1, whose product MSKPPRDPVEFRILTAPFAGGAVIGHRGTVQKAILRDTGALSIRVDDTLPGCVERVIHVIGPAKVDRTVIVRDNAGGVAKFQLSAAQAALLRVYETVEAEHAAARMAVNGCRLLVVSGGEVWKRDSEMKKIERENGASSVRVLSPELLPLCAHISDELIQITGASLAVKKAMVAVTHCLQGEWNKSSHSRGSTSTSLGPSRDLVVEKEACCVMVSGDRNQSHLSDIDIREVAFRLICPAHVSGGLVGWEETVIKNLEKETGASIVVSPPVVGCDEFVIKVSAMESKDWQYSPAQNAAACVFIRSMDDSTRSGHASVGTSEATVKAKLLIPFNQADGVDLQSNMLNTEVQILDVHQTQLASAGGKIIQVVGELSDVHVCLFQVTWALREKMFLVKKNVPRLPHEILGRPPRLHQTAVVTDAIDHLALSDQPKVQPSKLFPGDLLTLATENQIDSDAVTSASSSELGSEDGQIFIRNTEVEIVIPATIFGCVYGKDGCNIARVRQITGATIIFHDPSPGNDGRAIISGTFNQTQAAFSMLQAFISER is encoded by the exons ATGTCAAAGCCACCCCGAGACCCCGTCGAATTCCGCATATTGACCGCGCCTTTCGCAGGCGGTGCTGTTATCGGCCACAGAGGCACCGTACAGAAGGCTATCTTACGCGACACTGGCGCGCTGTCCATACGCGTCGACGACACGCTCCCGGGTTGCGTAGAGCGTGTTATTCACGTCATCGGACCGGCGAAGGTTGATAGGACGGTAATTGTGAGGGATAACGCCGGAGGAGTGGCGAAATTCCAGCTGTCGGCGGCACAGGCAGCGTTGCTTAGGGTTTATGAGACTGTAGAGGCGGAGCATGCAGCGGCGCGTATGGCGGTGAATGGTTGTAGGTTGCTGGTAGTTAGTGGAGGTGAGGTGTGGAAGAGAGACTCGGAAATGAAAAAGATTGAGAGGGAGAATGGTGCTTCTTCTGTTAGGGTTTTGTCGCCTGAGTTGCTTCCTCTTTGCGCTCATATCTCCGATGAGTTAATTCAG ATAACAGGTGCGTCTCTTGCAGTGAAGAAAGCTATGGTTGCTGTAACACATTGTCTTCAAGGGGAGTGGAACAAATCAAGTCATTCTCGTGGTTCAACTTCAACGTCGTTGGGACCCTCTCGTGATCTGGTAGTGGAGAAAGAAGCATGTTGTGTGATGGTGTCAGGAGACAGAAACCAGAGTCATCTTTCGGACATAGACATTAGAGAAGTTGCTTTCAGGCTGATATGCCCTGCTCATGTATCTGGTGGCTTAGTTGGCTGGGAAGAGACTGTAATCAAAAATCTGGAAAAGGAAACCGGAGCTTCTATTGTGGTGTCACCTCCAGTTGTTGGGTGTGATGAGTTTGTCATCAAGGTTTCTGCTATGGAG AGCAAGGACTGGCAGTATTCGCCTGCACAAAATGCTGCAGCTTGTGTCTTCATTAGATCCATGGATGATAGCACTAGATCTGGGCATGCTTCAGTTGGGACCAGTGAGGCGACTGTAAAGGCAAAGTTGCTGATTCCATTCAACCAAGCGGATGGTGTTGATTTGCAATCAAATATGCTAAATACTGAAGTGCAGATATTGGATGTTCATCAAACTCAATTAGCTTCTGCTGGTGGGAAAATAATACAG GTAGTAGGCGAGCTTTCTGATGTGCATGTTTGCCTTTTTCAAGTCACTTGGGCGTTAAGGGAGAAAATGTTTTTGGTAAAGAAAAATGTTCCTCGTCTTCCACATGAAATATTAGGTCGACCCCCTCGGCTACACCAAACTGCTGTCGTAACAGACGCAATTGATCACCTTGCACTTTCTGATCAGCCAAAAGTCCAGCCATCAAAG TTATTTCCTGGAGATCTGCTGACACTAGCTACAGAAAATCAAATTGACTCTGATGCTGTGACATCTGCCAGTAGCTCCGAACTTGGCAG CGAGGATGGACAAATTTTCATAAGAAATACAGAAGTGGAAATTGTTATCCCTGCAACTATATTTGGCTGTGTCTATGGCAAAGATGGTTGCAATATAGCTCGCGTCAGACAG ATTACAGGTGCAACTATCATATTTCATGATCCTTCGCCAGGAAATGATGGTAGGGCCATAATATCCGGGACATTTAATCAAACTCAGGCAGCATTCAGCATGCTTCAGGCTTTTATTAGTGAGAGATGA
- the LOC141631071 gene encoding uncharacterized protein LOC141631071: MARRSAGRSARPAPRPAARSPPPKTGLWMRLWVLALFNMKWLILRLLNQHLLLPASISDACGIHSKAFQDCLNSYGSDISKCQFYLDMLSECKRNSGVMGASS; this comes from the exons GAAGATCTGCCCGCCCCGCTCCTCGTCCTGCAGCTCGTAGCCCTCCTCCAAAGACAG GGCTGTGGATGCGGTTGTGGGTCCTCGCACTATTCAACATGAAATGGTTAATTCTGAGGCTGCTCAACCAGCACCTGCTGCTGCCTGCTAGTATCAGTGATGCTTGTGGAATTCACTCAAAGGCCTTCCAAGAT TGCTTAAACAGCTATGGAAGCGACATTAGCAAATGCCAGTTCTACCTTGACATGTTGAGCGAGTGCAAGAGAAACTCGGGGGTTATGGGTGCTTCAAGTTAG